The nucleotide sequence CTTCTTATCCAGCAGGGATGCCATGCGTTTATTGATCTGCATCACCGAATCGTCGTAGTCTTTCCGGTGTTTATAAACCAGACCGGTACCTTTTTCAATAAGCTCGTAATATTCGTCCACAAAGGTCTTTAAGGTATCGTTCTTTTTGCTCAAATGGCTGAATAATGGAATCACTTCGGTTCGGATAAAATTAAGAACCTGACGTTCACTGTCTACCTGCAACTCCTTTTTTAGATCTTTCAGATAGTCATTAATTCTGAAATCCATGTGCTCATATATAGGCAATGCTTCCAGTTTATAGATCTTACTTATTATTTTCTGAATATGTTTCAGCTGAAGCTGAAGGTCCTTTTGTGTGGCCTGATTTCGTGCCTCTGAAGAACCCTTTACATCCATTTGTCCGTATAACGGATGTACGTCATCGAAAACGATCTCTCTGAAATATGTGGGTGAGTTACTGGTTTTGGCCGCCAAATAACGTTTGGCTTCGTTCTTGAATTTCCAGTGAACACTTGGGTGAATAGCCGTACATTCGTCTTGAATAATTAATTCCAGCTCGTTTTCCAACTGTTCTTTCGAACGCACCACCGCATTGATAAGAAACGGCATGACGTCTTTGAGTTTATGTGCATTAATAGTATTTAATGCATTTACCGTAGAAGATACGAGCTCTGCCACTCCTAATACTTTACCTTCGTGTACGATCGATATTAAGATCGCACTCTTAATTCCCTGGTCCAACAGTTTTTTATAAAGTACATTGGACGGATATAATTTATGATACTTTTCTGTGTTGGTAATACAGTAAAGCTCGTGCTTTTTAAATAAGGTGTAATAAGAAACATCACAAAGTGCAGTGGTGCAGTCTTCCGAATTTTCACCATTTAAGATAAAACTATTACTTTCCTTATAGATCAGCTTTTCGAATGTTCCTTCTTCTTCGTTAAAATCGGACATTCCTACTCTTAGGTCCGGACAGGCGAAAATGGTTCTAAATATTTGTGCTATCTCATCACTAAAGCCTTCTCCTTCGTTTTCAAATCGCAATAAATGGGCTTTAAAGTCGGATATCGCCACATCTGTGGTTACATCGAACATATTTGAAATAATAAACCCTTTGAACTCCCAGCTGTTTGGAGGAAATTTTTCCTTCCAAAGGTCGATATTATCAAAATTTTCAACTAATTCATCAACATCTTCCTGAGTGATCTCTCGTGATCGTGACGTTTTGTTGATCTCTATAAAATCACCGTTAAACACAACGCGATAGCTTCGCATCATTCCGGCCGAGTTAGGTATTTTATAATAAAAAGGCCTTCTGAAATCAACCTTATAGCCGTAGAACATGTTTAAGATCATGCTGCAACCCATAATATAAAGATGATCTGAATCAAAATTTACAAGTGAGGGAACAAAATCCTCTCCGGCATCTTCGATGATATTTTTAAAACGCTGACTCGACTTAAAGATCAACACCTGAAAAGGTGAAGTTGCCACCTTTATTTCGTTCAATGCGAGAGCAGGTGCGAAAATGTCTTCCAAAATGATATCGATTTGCGGCTGATGAACCTTAAAATCGTTTGGAGTTTTTAAACCTGAGGAAAGTTTTGGATACTGTTCGGCAATGGCAACGATTTCCCGGGCACGAACATGATTCGCATTATCCTTGAGAATAGAGCGATAATGTTCGAAGAGTTTATTAAAACTTATCTTGATATCTAAAGGAAATTCTTCCTTTTTGGTTTTCATTTTCAAAATATTATACTTGTAAAATTACATATTATGTTCCTGCAATATAAATAATTAACAATAAATTGATTGCTCCGTTTTGTTTAGAGAAAAATACAACTATTTTTGTAGGACAAATTTCTATGATTATGAGACGTTACATCCCTGTTTTACTTACATTATTACTTTTTTCATGTTCCAATGATCCCGATACTTATACGCTTGACGGAACGGCAAGTGGCTTTGATGATGGCACTCAGGTTTTTGTATATGAAGTGGTTGATGCAAACCAACCTGTTATCGTCGATACCATACAAATCGAAAACGGGACCTTTACTGCAGAATACCCAAAAACCGATGTGGTTGCTATACGATATCTAAGTGTGCAGAATCCGCAGGGGACAGTGGTATTTATTCCGGAGAATGAAAATTTAAAGGCAACCTTGTACAAGGACAGCATGTTTGCTTCTTCGGTTTCGGGAGGAAAAGAAAATTTAGCTCTTAGTGATCTCAACAGGAAACTCCGCATGTTTCAAAACCGTAAAAGGGACGTTGGACAGCGTTTCCGACAGGCACGGCAAGAGCAGGATCAAATGCTGGCCAGTGAATTACAAAAGGAAAACATTAGTTTAAATCAGCAGGAAGCCATTGCGAAAAAACAATATATCAAAGAGAATACAAATACACTGTTTGCACTGATGCTCACTTCAGAAATGCTAAGTAAAAGAGAGTTAACTGCCACCGAAGCTAACGAGGTTGTAGAATCACTTTCTCCAAAAATGGCAGAAACACAAATGGCCAAAAAGATCACCTCAGCATTAGCATCTCTCTCAAAAGGAGAAGTAGGCAGTAAGGCCCCGGATTTTACGGCACCCGACCCGAATGGTAACATGCTTTCGCTTAAAGAGACTTTAGGTAAGTATACTCTGGTAGATTTTTGGGCATCATGGTGTAAACCCTGTCGGATGGAAAACCCGAATGTGGTAAGAGTCTACAACAAATACCACGATAAGGGTTTAAATATTATTAGTGTTTCTTTAGACAGAGCCAATCAAAAAGATCGATGGTTAAAAGCCATAGCCGATGATCAAATGGATTGGTATCACGTTTCCAATCTACAGTTCTGGCAGGATCCCATCGCAAAAGATTACAATGTAAGATCGATCCCGGCTACGTTTCTTTTAGATGAAAACGGTACGATAATCGCCAAAAATTTACGCGGAGCTCAGTTAGAAACCCAAATGGCTGCCTTATTAGGGCCTTAATTCAATAAAAAACTAACGTTTACGGTAACGCTCACTTCCATTTCGCCGGGGGCGATGGTTTGTTGTGAACTTCCTCCTTCACTGTCCATGGCCATTGTCTTATACATGGGCATAGGCGTGTTCACCGCTCTGTATTCACTTATTGAAACCGCTTTCCCTATGGTCTGATCAAGCACCGAGGCATATTCGGTGGCCTTCATTTTTGCATTTGAAATAGCTTTTTTCCGCGCTTCAGATTCTAAAGATTTGATCTGAGATGAGGAAAACGAAATACCGTCGATTCTGTTGATGCCACTTTCAAGCAAGCCATTCATAAGAACTTCGTATTTTGTAAGATCTCTCAGCTTTATAGCGATCGCCTGGTTGGCAGAATACGTATAGGTCTTGGTATTGTACTCGTAGTTCTTATTAAGTCTGATATATTCGGTAGAGACATCTTTATTGTCAATATTCATACTTTTAATAAACGCAAGGACATTATTGACCGTTCGGTCATTTTCCTGTTTTAGTTCCTTGGCATTTTTTCCGGTATTCTCTACCCGAACTGTAATGGTAACCTCATCCGGAACAATATTCACAATTCCTTCACCCACTACATCTACGGTGTGCTCTGCTTTATTTTGTGCCATAAGGGAGGTGCTAATAATCATTAATACTAACGTTGCTATGTTTTTCATTTCAAAGATTTTTTAAATTTTACCGAGTTTATGTAAGATCAAGAGTGCAATTATGGGAACAGCCAATAAGCCTATCAGCCATAGATCTGTTTGCAGCAGACTAGGAACAAATGCTATGCCAAGAATGTATCCTGCTATCGCTCCTCCGAAATGTGCGTCGTGACCAATATTGCCTTGTCTGCTTTTCATGCCGTAAATAGAATAGGCCAAATACAATATTCCGAAGACCCATGCCGGAATAGGTATAGGTATAAAATACAGATAGAGACTCATATCCGGCTCAAAAAGAATGGCGGCGTATAAGATTCCTGTTACCGCACCACTAGCGCCAACCGCGCTGTAGTGATATTCATCCTTATGAAAATACAACGACAGTAGGTTTCCAACGAGCAATGCACCCAGATAGATCGATAAAAATTTGGCTACCCCTACCTCGGCCAATACCACATCGGCGAAGAAATAAAAGGTAAACATATTGAAAAAAAGGTGGGCATAATCTGCATGTAGAAACCCCGAAGAAAACATCCTAATCTGCTCACCCCTTCTAATACCCGCAATATTGAACTTGTATTTTTCAAAAAATGAAAAATCGCTAAAACCCTTAATGGATATGATGACGTTTGCCAAAATGATCGCGATGGTGGCGATAGAAATACCTTGCATAAATTTTCAGATTCGCTTTAGATTACTAATGCAATAAAATTAAGTAGTTTTGCTTTAAATTAAGCTATGCAACGCCTACTTTATCTGTTAATTTATCCGCTGCTTTGGGCAACTTCCATATTGCCAATGCGGTTGCTGTATATTAAATCGGATTGCCTGTATATTCTTGCTTACCATGTCTTCAGATATCGCAAAAAAGTAGTACTGAGTAATTTGAAACTCGTTTTTCCTGAAAAAACCGAGAAAGAACGAAAAGCTATTGCAAAAGCTTTCTATCATCATTTGTGCGATATAATCTTTGAAACGATTAAAAGTATGACCATTTCTGAAGAGGAAGCAAAACGCCGATTTGATGTTCAGAATATAGAGCTGCTTCGAGATTATGAATCTCGTGGTCGAAGTGTTCTTATGTTCTGTGGACATTATGCGAGTTGGGAATGGAGCAGTATTATAAACCGACAGACTACCCTGAAAGGCCTCGGTGTTTACAAGAAGCTGGACAATCCGTATTTCGACCGACTTGTTAAAAAGATCCGTGGGAAGTTTGGCGCCGAGATCATTTCGAATAAAAAAATTGTGACTTCGCTGTTCAGATTGAACAAGAAAGGAATTAAAACGGTGTCACTGGTCCTTGCCGATCAGACCCCAAAAGTAGGAGCTTTTAAGCATCGCGATACGTTTATGGGAATCGATGTTCCGGTCTTTACAGGCACTGAAGAATTAGCCAAAAAATTGAATTTCGCTGTCGTCTATATGAAAGTAGAAAAGGTAAGGCGCGGCTATTACAAAGCAAATTTTATCCCCCTGGCAGAAGATCCGAATTCTTATCCAGATTTCGATATTACCCGTATGTTTTTAAATGAAATAGAAAAACAGATTCACAAGGAACCTCAATATTATCTGTGGTCACACAAGCGCTGGAAATTGCGAAATACCCTTCAATAATTATAACCCGGACACTTCCTTGATCTCGCTAATAATGCGATCTGCCAGCTCATCGGCTTCCTTCTGTGATTTGGCTTCGGTGTAAATTCGGATGATAGGTTCGGTATTGGATTTTCTTAAATGCACCCAGTTTTCAGCAAAATCGATCTTTACTCCATCCAGCGTGTTTATTTCTTCCGAAGCATATTTCTCTGCCATGGCCTTCAGAATTCCATCCACATCCAGTTGCGGTGTAAGTTCGATCTTCTTTTTACTCATAAAATAGGATGTATAGGTCTTCCGAAGTTCACTCACACTTAAATTAATTTCAGCAAGAAAACTTAAGAACAACGCAATACCCACCAGACTATCTCTTCCGTAGTGTAATTCAGGATAAATAATACCTCCATTCCCTTCTCCTCCAATAACAGCATGGGTCTCCTTCATTTTTTCCACCACATTTACCTCGCCTACAGCGCTGGCAGTATAGTTCCCACCATGTTTTTGCGTAATATCGCGTAAGGCTCTGGAAGAAGACATATTGGAAACTGTATCCCCCGGTGTATGCCTGAGAACATAATCGGCCACGGCAACCAGCGTATACTCTTCTCCAAACATTTCGCCCTTTTCATCCACAAAAGCAAGCCTGTCTACATCGGGATCGACAACGATGCCAAAATCGGCGTTTTCCTTTTTTACAAGGCTCATCAAGTCTCCCAAATGCTCTTTGAGAGGTTCTGGATTATGAGGAAAATGTCCCGTAGGCTCACAATATAATTTCACTGGGTGTACATCGAGGGCTTCGAGTAATAATGGAACTGCAATTCCTCCCGTAGAATTCACACCATCTACGACCACTTTAAAATTAGATTTTTTGATCGCCTCCACATGTACTAGAGGCAATTCCAAAATTTCATCGATATGCATATCGATATAGGCATCGTTTATGGAGATCTTTCCCAATTGATCGACCTCAGAAAAAGCGATATCACCCTTGTCTGCAAGATCCAGTATTTCTTGTCCGGCAGCAGCATTAAGGAATTCACCATTGTGATTGAGTAATTTAAGAGCGTTCCACTGTTTCGGATTATGGCTAGCGGTTAATATGATCCCACCATCGGCATGTTCCATGGTTACGGCAACTTCAACGGTTGGCGTAGTCGACAAGCCCAGATCTATAACGTGAATCCCCATCCCCACCAGCGTGTTCATCACTAATTGCTGCACCATCTCTCCCGAAATTCGGGCATCGCGACCTACAACGACCCTGTAGCTCTCCTTATTGCGCTGTTGTTTTACCCAACTTCCGTAAGCGGCAGCATATTTAACCGCATCGATGGGCGTTAGATTTTCTCCTTGTTTTCCACCTATGGTTCCGCGTATTCCGGAAATAGATTTTATTAATGTCATATCCTCAATTTTAACGCAAAGATACTTTTTTATAATCGCAATTCTTTGTGATGATTTTGTAAATTGTACCGAATGAATTTTCTGGCACATATCTACCTTTCTGGAGAAGATGAAGGGATCACTATCGGTAATTTTATAGCCGACGGAATTAAAGGTAAGCGCTATCTAAAATATCCGAACAAAATTAGGAAAGGTATACTGCTGCATCGTGCTATCGACAGTTTTACCGACCAGCACCCCACGGTAAAGCTCAGTACAGCGAGGCTTCACGAAAATTATGGTCATTATAGCGGTGTAATAGTGGACATACTTTACGATCATTTTCTAGCCAAGAACTGGAGTGATTATCACTCGCAACCATTAGATGAATATGTTGCCGGCTTTTATGAAATGCTACGGAATAATTTTGAGATCCTGCCAACGCGCATTCAACGAATGATGCCTTATATGATCACAGACAATTGGCTATTGAGTTATGCTACCATACCCGGAATAAGCACCATCCTGGCACAGATGAATGTGCGTACAAAAAGACGGTCCAAAATGAATTTTGCGGTGATGGAATTGGAAGAATATTATAGTGAGTTTGAAACTGAATTCACTTCGTTTTTTGCTGAATTAATTCAGTATACTGAAGAAAAACTGAAAGAATTATGAAACGAATCCTCCTTGTTTTCTGTTTGCTCTGTTTTATTAACTGCAAGGAAGCTCCGAAGCGATCTGCCGAAGTCCAACTTCCAAAAGAAGGTTTGATCACCGAAAATGCCATGGTGGTTTCAGCAAGAGCCGAAGCATCGGCCATTGGCATTGAGATCCTTCAACTAGGGGGTAATGCCTATGATGCCGCAATAGCCGTGGAACTTGCCCTGGCCGTTACCTATCCTTATGCCGGAAATCTTGGCGGTGGGGGCTTTATGGTCTATCGTACGCAGCACGGCGAATACGGTAGTTTCGATTTTAGGGAAAAGGCGCCTTTAGCAGCTACCCGTGATATGTACCTGGATTCTTTAGGGAATTATCAAACAGAACAAAGTAAGGTGGGTGGATTAGCAGTTGGCGTACCGGGGACAGTATCGGGATTGTTTGCCATCCGTGAAAAGCTGGGCTCTTTACCTATGGATGTGATCTTAAAGCCGGTTATCGCTTTGGCAAAAAAGGGATTTGTCATTACTGAAATGCAGGCCGAACGCCTCGAAAAGTACAGGATGGAATTTGAGCGGGTCAACGAAGAGACCTCCCTCTTTACACATACCTATAAGCAAGGTGATACACTGAAGAATATGGCTCTGGCCGAAACACTTCAACGGATCTCCGATAACGGCCTTTCAGAGTTTTATCAGGGGGAAACCGCAGAAAAACTGGTGGATTTTATTCAGCAAAAAGGAGGAATAGTAACTTTGGAAGATCTAAATGCCTATGATACCGAGTGGAGAGAACCGTTGCAGTATTCCTACAAGAACCTTAATGTGATCTCCATGGCTCCGCCTTCCAGCGGTGGGGTTTGTTTGGGACAGATCCTTAAAATGATCGAACCTTTTCCGGTTTCAACATACGAACATAACGGAGTAAAATACATTCAGTTATTGGCAGAAGCCGAACGCAGAGCGTATGCAGACCGCAGTTATTTTCTGGGAGACCCCGATTTTGTTGAGAATCCGGTAGATTCATTGTTGTCAGACAGATATCTTAAGTCGCGGATGAATTCCTTCAGTTTTAAAAAAGCTACCTCTTCTGAAACTTTAGGTTACGGAAGTATTTCAACGTTTGAGAGCAGTGAAACCACACATTTTTCCATAGTAGATCAATTTGGAAATGCGGCATCCCTTACCACCACGTTAAACTCGGGATATGGTTCAAAATTATACGTAAAAGAACTCGGTTTTTTCCTGAACAATGAAATGGACGATTTTAGTGCGAAGCCGGGAGAACCAAATATTTACGGACTGGTAGGTGGAAAGGCCAATGCCATTGCTCCTCAAAAGCGAATGCTGAGTTCGATGACCCCAACCATAGTTGAAACAGACGGAAAACTCTGGATGGTGGTTGGTACGCCCGGGGGAGCCACCATCATCACCTCGGTGCTTCAAACCATTTTAAACGTGTACGAATTCGATATGAGCATGCAACAGGCAGTGGATGAACCCAGGTTCCATCACCAATGGCTGCCGGATGCCATTCGTTATGAAGTTGGTAAATTTCCGAAAACACTTATAACTAAGTTAGAAGAGTTGGGATATCCTGAAAATACCGAAGTCGACCCCATCATTGGTAAAGTTGATGCTATCTTAATCCTTCCCAACGGAAATATGGAAGGTGGAGCCGATCACAGAGGGGATGATACTGCCAAAGGCTTCTAAGCCCAAAGTGCGACTTTTCTTACCTTTAATCGGTGCTTTTATACCGTATATCGATTTGTAAGATAAATACTACATAGTGGTGTAAAATTGGCTATTTTTGAATAGTTAACGCAAATATTTGTAAGACATCATTTAAAACAGTTACAAAAGAAAGCCCCCGCTTTTTTAAAGCAATAACCAATTAAGTTTATCCTCATTACCAATATCATGGTTTGGGGAATTATGTATTTATAATACAAATTGGCATGAAAGGGTTGCTC is from Constantimarinum furrinae and encodes:
- a CDS encoding GAF domain-containing protein gives rise to the protein MKTKKEEFPLDIKISFNKLFEHYRSILKDNANHVRAREIVAIAEQYPKLSSGLKTPNDFKVHQPQIDIILEDIFAPALALNEIKVATSPFQVLIFKSSQRFKNIIEDAGEDFVPSLVNFDSDHLYIMGCSMILNMFYGYKVDFRRPFYYKIPNSAGMMRSYRVVFNGDFIEINKTSRSREITQEDVDELVENFDNIDLWKEKFPPNSWEFKGFIISNMFDVTTDVAISDFKAHLLRFENEGEGFSDEIAQIFRTIFACPDLRVGMSDFNEEEGTFEKLIYKESNSFILNGENSEDCTTALCDVSYYTLFKKHELYCITNTEKYHKLYPSNVLYKKLLDQGIKSAILISIVHEGKVLGVAELVSSTVNALNTINAHKLKDVMPFLINAVVRSKEQLENELELIIQDECTAIHPSVHWKFKNEAKRYLAAKTSNSPTYFREIVFDDVHPLYGQMDVKGSSEARNQATQKDLQLQLKHIQKIISKIYKLEALPIYEHMDFRINDYLKDLKKELQVDSERQVLNFIRTEVIPLFSHLSKKNDTLKTFVDEYYELIEKGTGLVYKHRKDYDDSVMQINKRMASLLDKKQLEAQQMYPHYFERFKTDGVEHNLYIGESITKHKSFNKVYLYNLRLWQLQVMCEMENNYYALKEELPVPLDVASMILAFNGSLALRFRMDEKRFDVDGTYNARYEVVKKRVDKAYIKGTDERITQAGKIAIIYSQKADEREYLKYISFLQHKKVLNKDVEIVELEDLQGVTGLKAIRVSVLYSKKKDNQKEYYTYDDLMTQINS
- a CDS encoding rhomboid family intramembrane serine protease encodes the protein MQGISIATIAIILANVIISIKGFSDFSFFEKYKFNIAGIRRGEQIRMFSSGFLHADYAHLFFNMFTFYFFADVVLAEVGVAKFLSIYLGALLVGNLLSLYFHKDEYHYSAVGASGAVTGILYAAILFEPDMSLYLYFIPIPIPAWVFGILYLAYSIYGMKSRQGNIGHDAHFGGAIAGYILGIAFVPSLLQTDLWLIGLLAVPIIALLILHKLGKI
- a CDS encoding TlpA disulfide reductase family protein, with product MRRYIPVLLTLLLFSCSNDPDTYTLDGTASGFDDGTQVFVYEVVDANQPVIVDTIQIENGTFTAEYPKTDVVAIRYLSVQNPQGTVVFIPENENLKATLYKDSMFASSVSGGKENLALSDLNRKLRMFQNRKRDVGQRFRQARQEQDQMLASELQKENISLNQQEAIAKKQYIKENTNTLFALMLTSEMLSKRELTATEANEVVESLSPKMAETQMAKKITSALASLSKGEVGSKAPDFTAPDPNGNMLSLKETLGKYTLVDFWASWCKPCRMENPNVVRVYNKYHDKGLNIISVSLDRANQKDRWLKAIADDQMDWYHVSNLQFWQDPIAKDYNVRSIPATFLLDENGTIIAKNLRGAQLETQMAALLGP
- the ggt gene encoding gamma-glutamyltransferase, yielding MKRILLVFCLLCFINCKEAPKRSAEVQLPKEGLITENAMVVSARAEASAIGIEILQLGGNAYDAAIAVELALAVTYPYAGNLGGGGFMVYRTQHGEYGSFDFREKAPLAATRDMYLDSLGNYQTEQSKVGGLAVGVPGTVSGLFAIREKLGSLPMDVILKPVIALAKKGFVITEMQAERLEKYRMEFERVNEETSLFTHTYKQGDTLKNMALAETLQRISDNGLSEFYQGETAEKLVDFIQQKGGIVTLEDLNAYDTEWREPLQYSYKNLNVISMAPPSSGGVCLGQILKMIEPFPVSTYEHNGVKYIQLLAEAERRAYADRSYFLGDPDFVENPVDSLLSDRYLKSRMNSFSFKKATSSETLGYGSISTFESSETTHFSIVDQFGNAASLTTTLNSGYGSKLYVKELGFFLNNEMDDFSAKPGEPNIYGLVGGKANAIAPQKRMLSSMTPTIVETDGKLWMVVGTPGGATIITSVLQTILNVYEFDMSMQQAVDEPRFHHQWLPDAIRYEVGKFPKTLITKLEELGYPENTEVDPIIGKVDAILILPNGNMEGGADHRGDDTAKGF
- a CDS encoding acyl carrier protein phosphodiesterase, with the protein product MNFLAHIYLSGEDEGITIGNFIADGIKGKRYLKYPNKIRKGILLHRAIDSFTDQHPTVKLSTARLHENYGHYSGVIVDILYDHFLAKNWSDYHSQPLDEYVAGFYEMLRNNFEILPTRIQRMMPYMITDNWLLSYATIPGISTILAQMNVRTKRRSKMNFAVMELEEYYSEFETEFTSFFAELIQYTEEKLKEL
- the glmM gene encoding phosphoglucosamine mutase codes for the protein MTLIKSISGIRGTIGGKQGENLTPIDAVKYAAAYGSWVKQQRNKESYRVVVGRDARISGEMVQQLVMNTLVGMGIHVIDLGLSTTPTVEVAVTMEHADGGIILTASHNPKQWNALKLLNHNGEFLNAAAGQEILDLADKGDIAFSEVDQLGKISINDAYIDMHIDEILELPLVHVEAIKKSNFKVVVDGVNSTGGIAVPLLLEALDVHPVKLYCEPTGHFPHNPEPLKEHLGDLMSLVKKENADFGIVVDPDVDRLAFVDEKGEMFGEEYTLVAVADYVLRHTPGDTVSNMSSSRALRDITQKHGGNYTASAVGEVNVVEKMKETHAVIGGEGNGGIIYPELHYGRDSLVGIALFLSFLAEINLSVSELRKTYTSYFMSKKKIELTPQLDVDGILKAMAEKYASEEINTLDGVKIDFAENWVHLRKSNTEPIIRIYTEAKSQKEADELADRIISEIKEVSGL
- a CDS encoding SIMPL domain-containing protein, which produces MKNIATLVLMIISTSLMAQNKAEHTVDVVGEGIVNIVPDEVTITVRVENTGKNAKELKQENDRTVNNVLAFIKSMNIDNKDVSTEYIRLNKNYEYNTKTYTYSANQAIAIKLRDLTKYEVLMNGLLESGINRIDGISFSSSQIKSLESEARKKAISNAKMKATEYASVLDQTIGKAVSISEYRAVNTPMPMYKTMAMDSEGGSSQQTIAPGEMEVSVTVNVSFLLN
- a CDS encoding lysophospholipid acyltransferase family protein, with the protein product MQRLLYLLIYPLLWATSILPMRLLYIKSDCLYILAYHVFRYRKKVVLSNLKLVFPEKTEKERKAIAKAFYHHLCDIIFETIKSMTISEEEAKRRFDVQNIELLRDYESRGRSVLMFCGHYASWEWSSIINRQTTLKGLGVYKKLDNPYFDRLVKKIRGKFGAEIISNKKIVTSLFRLNKKGIKTVSLVLADQTPKVGAFKHRDTFMGIDVPVFTGTEELAKKLNFAVVYMKVEKVRRGYYKANFIPLAEDPNSYPDFDITRMFLNEIEKQIHKEPQYYLWSHKRWKLRNTLQ